A region of Halarcobacter mediterraneus DNA encodes the following proteins:
- a CDS encoding BUD32 family EKC/KEOPS complex subunit, with protein sequence MGNFIPFEDKDFETLVKQEFKNSQKEIFSLEYQNKKYWIKKGRKTSSNIFHKIFYRLLPFEVLIPVETKTAVESILFETTKLKKFDTLGVDVPKVIASNEEFFVLSDCGRDIYGYLKYSDASQKQFDLYLKKYILALGNIHNLNEYHGGAQSRNFTYSQNKVFAIDLEDSFDKSVDIITLQFRDLLLLLLSMSKIKNYDFSYKEIVYLYVEETNNSHFINKLKDLSKSLRFLIFLYNKDFIKNIMPRDLKDFCRLLKELEEL encoded by the coding sequence ATGGGCAACTTTATTCCCTTTGAAGATAAGGATTTTGAGACCTTAGTTAAACAAGAGTTTAAAAATTCACAAAAAGAAATTTTTAGTTTAGAATATCAAAATAAAAAATATTGGATAAAAAAAGGAAGAAAAACCTCTTCAAATATTTTTCATAAAATTTTTTATAGACTTCTTCCTTTTGAAGTTTTAATTCCTGTAGAAACTAAAACAGCCGTTGAATCAATCTTATTTGAAACTACAAAACTAAAAAAATTTGATACCTTAGGTGTAGATGTACCTAAAGTAATAGCTTCAAATGAAGAGTTTTTTGTATTAAGTGATTGTGGTAGAGATATTTATGGATATTTAAAATATTCAGATGCTTCACAAAAACAGTTTGATTTATATTTAAAAAAATATATCTTAGCTTTAGGGAATATTCATAACCTTAATGAATATCATGGTGGAGCACAAAGTAGGAACTTTACATATTCTCAAAACAAAGTTTTTGCAATTGATTTAGAAGATAGTTTTGATAAAAGTGTTGATATAATAACGCTACAGTTTAGAGATTTGTTATTACTTCTTTTATCTATGTCAAAAATTAAAAACTATGATTTCTCATATAAAGAGATTGTTTATTTATATGTAGAAGAAACTAATAATAGTCACTTTATAAATAAATTAAAAGATTTAAGTAAGAGTTTAAGATTTTTGATTTTTTTATACAATAAAGATTTTATAAAAAATATTATGCCTAGAGATTTAAAAGATTTTTGTAGATTATTAAAAGAGTTAGAGGAATTATAA